A portion of the Rhodospirillales bacterium genome contains these proteins:
- a CDS encoding DUF4164 family protein, translated as MSTEDAAIAKLDQAITRLETALNRLCNRTEGEALSELEGENRRLSDALDSAMQKHRELEGRMTDVSGRLDGVIVELKSVLGR; from the coding sequence ATGAGCACCGAGGACGCGGCTATCGCGAAGCTCGACCAGGCGATCACGCGTCTGGAAACAGCACTGAACCGTCTCTGCAACCGGACGGAGGGTGAGGCGTTGAGCGAACTGGAGGGCGAGAACCGCCGCCTTTCGGACGCGCTCGACAGTGCGATGCAGAAGCACAGGGAGCTTGAGGGTCGCATGACGGATGTGAGCGGACGGCTCGACGGGGTTATCGTCGAGCTCAAGTCGGTGCTGGGGCGTTAG